A genomic stretch from Flavobacterium nitratireducens includes:
- the purD gene encoding phosphoribosylamine--glycine ligase, producing the protein MNILLLGSGGREHAFAWKMVQSPLCDTLFMAPGNAGTADIATNVAIAVTDFEAIKALVIKENIEMVVVGPEDPLVKGIYDFFLNDAALSHIPVIGPSKIGATLEGSKEFAKEFLVKHNIPTAAYDSFTAETVEQGCAFLATLAPPYVLKADGLAAGKGVLIIQDLAEAQSELRNMLVGQKFGAASSKVVIEEFLDGIELSCFVITDGKSYKILPTAKDYKRIGEGDTGLNTGGMGAVSPVPYVDAVLMEKIETRIVKPTIAGLQKDGIPYKGFVFIGLINVKNEPLVIEYNVRMGDPETEVVVPRLQSDLVELFLAVSNEKLDEFELKIDPRSATTVMMVSGGYPEDFEKGKVISGLDKVENSIVFHAGTKFDNGNVVTNGGRVMAITSYGDSFLEALAQSYKNVEKINWENVYYRKDIGFDLV; encoded by the coding sequence ATGAATATATTACTATTAGGTTCAGGAGGAAGAGAGCATGCATTTGCATGGAAAATGGTTCAAAGTCCGCTTTGCGATACTCTTTTTATGGCACCTGGAAATGCTGGAACAGCTGATATTGCCACTAATGTAGCAATTGCTGTAACCGATTTTGAAGCGATTAAAGCTTTGGTTATCAAAGAAAATATCGAAATGGTTGTTGTAGGTCCTGAAGATCCATTAGTAAAAGGTATTTATGATTTTTTCTTAAATGATGCTGCTTTAAGTCATATTCCAGTGATTGGTCCATCAAAAATTGGAGCAACATTGGAAGGAAGTAAAGAGTTTGCCAAAGAATTTTTGGTAAAACACAATATTCCAACGGCTGCTTACGATAGTTTTACGGCTGAAACAGTTGAGCAAGGATGTGCCTTTTTAGCAACTTTGGCACCACCTTATGTATTAAAAGCAGATGGTTTAGCTGCCGGAAAAGGAGTGTTGATTATTCAAGATTTAGCCGAAGCGCAATCGGAATTAAGAAATATGTTGGTGGGACAAAAATTTGGTGCTGCCAGTTCAAAAGTAGTTATCGAAGAGTTTTTGGACGGAATTGAATTAAGCTGTTTTGTAATAACTGACGGAAAAAGCTATAAAATTTTACCAACAGCCAAAGATTACAAACGTATTGGCGAAGGAGATACAGGATTAAATACAGGCGGAATGGGAGCGGTTTCTCCGGTTCCTTATGTAGATGCTGTTTTGATGGAAAAAATTGAAACACGCATTGTAAAACCAACAATTGCGGGATTACAAAAAGATGGAATTCCATACAAAGGATTTGTTTTCATTGGATTAATCAATGTGAAAAACGAACCATTGGTTATTGAATATAATGTGAGAATGGGAGATCCAGAGACTGAGGTTGTGGTACCAAGATTACAATCTGATTTAGTAGAGTTGTTTTTAGCTGTATCCAATGAAAAATTAGACGAATTTGAATTAAAAATTGATCCAAGAAGTGCTACTACCGTAATGATGGTTTCTGGTGGTTATCCGGAAGATTTCGAAAAAGGAAAAGTAATTTCAGGTTTAGATAAAGTTGAAAATTCAATAGTTTTTCACGCAGGAACTAAATTTGATAATGGAAATGTAGTGACTAATGGAGGTCGTGTAATGGCTATTACGTCTTATGGTGATTCTTTCCTGGAAGCTTTAGCACAATCGTATAAAAATGTGGAAAAAATCAACTGGGAAAATGTGTATTACAGAAAAGATATTGGTTTCGATTTAGTTTAG
- a CDS encoding DUF6341 family protein, which yields MKAFFEGIQSLFVDFLFKPLDWLRSLELVSWFGANTLNWIFMIICSAAIVYWIKQLRIFDDAGTENQDTTAHSFLK from the coding sequence ATGAAGGCATTTTTCGAAGGAATACAATCACTTTTTGTTGATTTTCTTTTCAAACCATTAGATTGGTTACGCTCTTTAGAACTTGTAAGCTGGTTTGGAGCTAATACTTTAAACTGGATTTTTATGATTATCTGTTCAGCAGCAATCGTTTATTGGATTAAACAATTACGTATTTTTGATGATGCTGGAACTGAAAATCAAGATACAACAGCTCACTCTTTCTTGAAATAA
- a CDS encoding ORF6N domain-containing protein has protein sequence MDSKHILSEETITNTIYYIRNQKVMLDRDLATLYGIETKRLNEQVKRNLSRFPEDFMFQLTENEFQNLKSHFATSSWGGTRKLPYAFTEHGVLMLSSVLNSEKAIQTNIQIMRIFTKVRQMLLDTTEMKLDIVQIQKKLENQGKNIELVFSYLDELTEKKEEKPRTKIGYKK, from the coding sequence ATGGATTCTAAACATATTCTTTCAGAAGAAACAATTACTAACACTATTTATTACATCAGAAATCAAAAAGTGATGTTAGATAGGGATTTAGCAACTCTTTATGGTATTGAAACCAAAAGACTTAATGAACAAGTTAAAAGAAATTTAAGTCGATTTCCTGAAGATTTCATGTTTCAACTTACGGAAAACGAATTTCAAAACTTGAAGTCGCATTTTGCGACTTCAAGTTGGGGAGGAACTAGAAAGTTACCTTACGCATTTACGGAACATGGTGTTTTAATGCTGTCCAGTGTTTTGAATAGCGAAAAAGCCATTCAAACGAATATACAAATCATGCGTATTTTTACCAAAGTGAGACAAATGTTACTAGACACCACCGAAATGAAATTGGACATTGTACAAATCCAGAAAAAATTGGAAAATCAGGGTAAAAATATTGAATTGGTTTTCTCTTATTTAGATGAGTTAACCGAGAAAAAAGAAGAAAAGCCAAGAACCAAAATTGGTTACAAAAAATAA
- a CDS encoding phenylacetate--CoA ligase family protein, protein MFSIFDLSLQLNAFPIRKAKSDLDKIVALSPTEKKQFIENQKQAIVKYHLENNTFYQKLVGSKDCKNWEDLPILNKTNLQVPLKSRLSEGFTLKNSYTNKTSGSSGEPFIFAKDKYTHALTWASNMYRFGWFGIDFNHSLQARFYGIPLDFIGNKKERIKDFLAHRYRFHIFDLSDVVLEKMVEKFQHKKFEYLNGYTSSIVLFAKFLRKRNLILKQICPSLKVCMVTSEMLFEEDRILLETQFGIPVVNEYGASELDLIAFENPQGEWQINSETLFVEIVDENNQVLPYGQEGRIVITSLFNKAHPFIRYDIGDIGILDEKSTLDKPILKQLIGRTNDIAVLPSGKKSPGLTFYYVTKSIIEDDGNVKEFVIKQRKIDHFEIEYVSETTLDLAQILKIEQAITLYLEPDLHFTFIRKNSLERTARGKLKQFTSFL, encoded by the coding sequence ATGTTTTCTATTTTCGACCTTTCGCTGCAACTAAATGCCTTTCCTATCAGAAAAGCAAAATCCGATTTGGACAAAATAGTCGCTCTTTCTCCAACGGAAAAAAAACAATTTATTGAAAATCAGAAACAAGCAATTGTAAAATATCATTTAGAAAACAATACCTTTTATCAAAAGTTAGTTGGCTCTAAAGACTGTAAAAACTGGGAAGATTTACCCATTTTGAATAAAACCAATCTTCAGGTTCCTCTTAAATCAAGACTTTCAGAAGGTTTTACTTTAAAAAATTCCTATACCAATAAAACTTCAGGATCGAGCGGTGAACCCTTTATTTTTGCCAAAGACAAATATACCCATGCCCTTACCTGGGCGTCTAATATGTATCGTTTTGGATGGTTTGGCATTGATTTTAACCATTCGCTTCAAGCCCGATTTTATGGAATCCCATTGGATTTTATTGGAAACAAAAAAGAGCGAATCAAAGATTTTCTGGCCCATCGTTATCGCTTTCACATTTTTGATTTATCGGATGTGGTTTTAGAAAAAATGGTCGAAAAGTTTCAGCATAAAAAATTCGAATACCTCAACGGTTACACAAGTTCAATAGTTTTGTTTGCTAAATTTTTGCGTAAGCGAAACCTCATCTTAAAACAAATTTGTCCTAGTTTGAAAGTATGTATGGTCACTTCAGAAATGCTTTTTGAAGAGGATCGAATCTTACTTGAAACGCAATTTGGGATTCCTGTTGTCAATGAATATGGGGCTTCGGAGCTGGATTTAATTGCTTTTGAAAATCCGCAAGGCGAATGGCAAATTAATTCCGAAACCCTTTTTGTAGAAATAGTAGATGAAAACAATCAGGTTTTACCCTATGGTCAAGAAGGACGCATTGTGATTACTTCCCTGTTCAATAAAGCACATCCATTTATTCGATATGATATTGGAGACATTGGAATTTTGGACGAAAAAAGTACTTTGGACAAACCTATTCTAAAGCAACTTATTGGTAGAACAAATGATATTGCGGTTTTGCCAAGCGGTAAAAAATCGCCGGGATTGACGTTTTATTATGTGACCAAATCCATTATTGAAGACGATGGAAACGTCAAAGAATTTGTTATCAAACAAAGAAAAATAGACCATTTTGAGATTGAATATGTCAGCGAAACCACATTAGATTTAGCACAAATTCTAAAAATAGAACAAGCGATTACTTTGTATTTAGAACCCGATTTGCATTTTACATTTATTCGAAAAAACAGTCTGGAAAGAACCGCTAGAGGAAAATTGAAGCAATTTACTTCTTTTTTATAA